One region of Quercus lobata isolate SW786 chromosome 2, ValleyOak3.0 Primary Assembly, whole genome shotgun sequence genomic DNA includes:
- the LOC115978266 gene encoding uncharacterized protein LOC115978266 isoform X1 codes for MKLSSSNGCQLLMQRQNLKALMEELLGLSHNSKELGDFYSRVNRFPMCRLGHLRNHPLLLTPKERFLLPVIAIILLNYGRTASTWRTSYNQQFKPHKVDIKKKVQGDREYWRIFTHREMSRYQPTPANQVVFSQNAKSHLNDEYQCKTLEEVEEDLNRFFPNMLPDLNAFLMDQGIDAFHKENDKYGEDVLSHLHPILKRCMFKNGDWDTKYFCEICRLIFSLIEICSYVIPEASQSQDLSSDQTNFKEKIQYLLKYVPSSYQLKEPLANPKDIRCGSSIAGFLFQLASHLGQLAGKRPK; via the exons ATGAAGCTTTCGAGTTCTAATGGGTGTCAGCTTTTAATGCAAAGGCAAAATCTAAAAGCATTAATGGAAGAATTGTTAGGACTGAGTCATAATTCGAAGGAATTAGGAGATTTTTACTCTCGGGTTAACAGGTTTCCTAT GTGTCGACTTGGCCACCTAAGAAATCATCCGTTGTTGTTGACGCCAAAAGAAAGATTTCTCCTCCCTGTTATAGCGATTATTCTTCTGAATTACGGGAGGACTGCATCAACTTGGAGAACATCATACAATCAACAATTTAAACCTCATAAAGTggatataaagaaaaaagttcaAGGAGATAGGGAGTATTGGAGAATTTTCACTCATAGAGAGATGAGCCGTTACCAACCGACGCCAGCAAATCAAgttgtttttagccaaaacgccAAATCTCATTTAAATGATGAGTATCAATGT aaaacccttgaggaggtggaggaggacCTAAATAGGTTTTTCCCAAACATGCTCCCTGATCTTAATGCATTTTTGATGGATCAAGGGATCGATGCTTTTCATAAAGAAAA tgACAAATATGGAGAAGATGTCCTTAGCCATTTGCACCCTATCCTAAAGCGTTGCATGTTCAAAAATGGTGATTGGGATACTAAATACTTTTGTGAGATTTGTCGATTGATTTTCTCCTTAATTG AGATCTGTTCTTATGTGATACCTGAGGCTTCTCAGAGTCAAGACCTATCAAGCGATCAAaccaattttaaagaaaaaattcag TATCTACTTAAATATGTTCCCAGTAGCTACCAGCTAAAGGAACCGCTAGCAAATCCTAAAGATATCAGGTGTGGATCAAGTATAGCAGGTTTCTTATTTCAGTTGGCAAGTCATTTGGGTCAATTAGCG GGAAAACGACCAAAGTAA
- the LOC115978266 gene encoding uncharacterized protein LOC115978266 isoform X2 — MKLSSSNGCQLLMQRQNLKALMEELLGLSHNSKELGDFYSRVNRFPMCRLGHLRNHPLLLTPKERFLLPVIAIILLNYGRTASTWRTSYNQQFKPHKVDIKKKVQGDREYWRIFTHREMSRYQPTPANQVVFSQNAKSHLNDEYQCKTLEEVEEDLNRFFPNMLPDLNAFLMDQGIDAFHKENDKYGEDVLSHLHPILKRCMFKNEICSYVIPEASQSQDLSSDQTNFKEKIQYLLKYVPSSYQLKEPLANPKDIRCGSSIAGFLFQLASHLGQLAGKRPK, encoded by the exons ATGAAGCTTTCGAGTTCTAATGGGTGTCAGCTTTTAATGCAAAGGCAAAATCTAAAAGCATTAATGGAAGAATTGTTAGGACTGAGTCATAATTCGAAGGAATTAGGAGATTTTTACTCTCGGGTTAACAGGTTTCCTAT GTGTCGACTTGGCCACCTAAGAAATCATCCGTTGTTGTTGACGCCAAAAGAAAGATTTCTCCTCCCTGTTATAGCGATTATTCTTCTGAATTACGGGAGGACTGCATCAACTTGGAGAACATCATACAATCAACAATTTAAACCTCATAAAGTggatataaagaaaaaagttcaAGGAGATAGGGAGTATTGGAGAATTTTCACTCATAGAGAGATGAGCCGTTACCAACCGACGCCAGCAAATCAAgttgtttttagccaaaacgccAAATCTCATTTAAATGATGAGTATCAATGT aaaacccttgaggaggtggaggaggacCTAAATAGGTTTTTCCCAAACATGCTCCCTGATCTTAATGCATTTTTGATGGATCAAGGGATCGATGCTTTTCATAAAGAAAA tgACAAATATGGAGAAGATGTCCTTAGCCATTTGCACCCTATCCTAAAGCGTTGCATGTTCAAAAATG AGATCTGTTCTTATGTGATACCTGAGGCTTCTCAGAGTCAAGACCTATCAAGCGATCAAaccaattttaaagaaaaaattcag TATCTACTTAAATATGTTCCCAGTAGCTACCAGCTAAAGGAACCGCTAGCAAATCCTAAAGATATCAGGTGTGGATCAAGTATAGCAGGTTTCTTATTTCAGTTGGCAAGTCATTTGGGTCAATTAGCG GGAAAACGACCAAAGTAA